The Phaenicophaeus curvirostris isolate KB17595 chromosome Z, BPBGC_Pcur_1.0, whole genome shotgun sequence genome includes the window CCCTGAAAACTCTGAACATTCAAGCAGTGAAATAAATATGATATTAATGGTGTTATGTAGTACTAAAGTAGTGAACAGTGATTTATCTGTGGAGAGAATTTGGTAACTGCACAGAGAATTTGGTAACTGAATACATTTTTTCCTGGACTCAGGAACATGCGTTTAGAATTACATTTGTGATCTtacacttttttcccttttccactaACAGGTTTGCTATGTTGATCATGGATTCAGTGAGCTTGTTGAAAGAAACAGTGTGTACAAACTACAGAAACAGTTCCATTCACTTGCATTTCAAGCTGCAAAATGTAAACTGGCAGGTAAGAGAAAGCCAGTGTTGCCTACACAGCTTGTTGTTGTATGGTGTATGGGTTGACTCGTCTCAGTCTGGGAGTTTTGATCCTTGTTTGTAATGTTTCTGTGTATGTTAGATTTTGTCCAAGACAGCTAGTCTAAGCAGACACAGGCAGgcctggaaagaagaaaaagaaggaaggaaggatgtaAAGGAGATTTTTATAAAGAAACTTTGGTATTAGAAGACCTTGATATCCAGTGTCTCTGTAATGGAGCTTAGTTGTTTCTGTACTTTGCTTGGATGTCTTTGTCCCTTTAATGTACGTTAGCCTAAAGAAATAGAAGGAAACGTTTGCTGTTGTATAAAGCAATGTATTAGTACAACTCCCTTTTCCACAAATGAGGCACATCTATTGTGATCAGGTCAGGTGGTATTCCTAAATATGATCCCATTTAGTTATTTCACAAGTGATCATTCACCTTTCTATATCAGTATTTGCAAACTTTGTAGACTCTGCTGGAAATTATTTACCTTCCTAAAACTGTAAAGCATTtctattgttttaaatatattttaaatatataaaatcattatgaatgacctttttttttcagtaactgGATGCAATCCTTTTTTCTCTATGCATTTGCcttgactcttttttttctcctgaagatGGCTTTCAGTGTTAAAAAGGTAGAAATGAAGCAGAATGCAAGTAGTAGTGCAGTAGAACTTACCTCCTACATCCTGATTTTTTGAAAGATTCCTCTTGCAAATGCAGACCTCattgttatttttcccttcaaataCAGTGATACATAAAATGTATGGTGTGTCTTCCAGGACTGGAAGCCTTCTGTGATGAGCCTGTCCTAATAAATGCTGTGGAATCACTGACATCCTCCAAGATACTTGCTGTGGAAATGCTGGAAAAGAGCGAAATTCCTCTTCTTGTTCTCTATGATACTTCTGGAGAAGATGATATCAACATCAATGCTACCTGTCTGAAGGCATTGTATGACAAGTCCCTTGAGCTGCACCTACAGGTGCCACAATCCTGTTTCCTTAATTCAATAAAAATGAATAGACagctgagacaaaaaaaaaacagcgCTAAGAAATTTGCTAAGTttgtgtgttttgggtttttttcttacttcctGTCAAAATCTTACCATTGCAGGTAGATGCACTGTATAGAAATGTCAGAGTAACCAGTGTTTTCTCTGATGGAAGCCTGTATTGCCAAGTGCCATCTAAAGGCTTATCTAGGCTTTATGAAATCTTGCAGAAACTAGAAGACTACTTCCATTACAAGGTAGGTTCGGTGGTGAGAGAAGTGGTGAAGTCATGTAGCCTTTCTTCAGAGCGCATAAATCCTTTTCTTCGCACATAAGTTCAAGTTTCTGAGGTAGCCACAGACTTCAGAAAAGCTATAAATTCTCTTACTAGATTTTTGGGGTGCATCCATCAGcatgaaaaaatgtctttttgtgCTCACAAAAGCTGTCTCTAAGGCTTCAGTGGCTACTTATAACTTACTTTGAATAGTTAGACCAGTAACAATATGGCTCACAACAGGAAGCTTCCAATGCAAACTGCATCAGATCCCTACAAAGTTTGTCAGGTGCTGCCATATCTTTTTTCTGGAAGCATTACTTACATGATGAAGTTGTGGTGTGTAAACAGCCTGGCCCACAGCACACCATAGTGTGATAACTGGAAGTGTAGTAATAAAAGCTGATAATAAAAGCAGTGTAACCAATGTCTCTTCTTTTTAGCTTAGCTTCCTTGGACATTCCATGGCCTGGATCAGATCTGCTGCATCTCTTGTCCTTCTACCCTTCTACCCTTAGATTTTTGAATGTTAGAGCTATTTTCAACTAGAACTGATGTATAGGAAGCATTTTCAAAAGTCTTAGGTTTAAAGTAGACATGTAGCAGAGAAGTCTGACATCCCACCAACCATTTTACAGACACATGCAACAACCCTTACTAGACTCCAGAGAATTTatacagaagagaagaaatctTAAGAGAATCTTAATTTGTTCAGAATTCAGCTGAGCCTTAGAGAATCAAACATGAAATGCAGATCCTTGACTGGTCATACTTTATATTTGACATGCTTCAGTTATCAAGTCCAGTTTCAAGCAAGCTAAACACTGAAGGAATGTGTATGGAACTCTGAATGGTTTACCAGCacaaaggcaggcaggcaggtaTTTCAGAAGCTCAGATTTTCTGGTTTTTAGGTCCTTGTTGCTATCAAAGAGAGAACTTGACATTTGAATCTTTTAATGTCAATGTGTATATTGAGGTAGAAAGCAATCTTGACTTTGCATAACTTGAGGTGTTCTATTTTGCCTGagaatttaaacaaattaagGGGTTGATGGGTCTTCAAGTGGAGTTTCTTCATGCTTTTTATAGTGTATCCATTGTCTCATGTTACTTAGGATCATCACAGTGAATGTCACCCCCATGAGACTTTCCTTTGGGTTAGcagtatatgtattttttaatatatctcAATAAATTGCATTTTAGAATATAAGGTAGGAGCTTCCTCAGTTGTCTATCACAGCTCtaaactgctttttattttgagaacaTTGAAGTAATTGTTGGtgattttatattctgtttccaaatgtgacttttttcccctggcACTTTGTATTCTCTCAGTTTCCCTGCAAGATACACAGCTTGGAATTAAAACTTTACAAAGCTTTAGTTTGAGGAAGTTTAAAACAATATGTTAAGAAATGCTTCTGAGACTGGAAGGAGATTTCATATTTGAAACAAGAGGATTTGCTTCTCAGAACTGTTCGTTCCATTTGTGGCTTTTGAAATGTTTAGTTAGACAGTAATAGTTccatgctttttaatttctggttttatatttGCAGCAAACGTCTGAGTTTAATGTATCGCAACCTTTCTGTGGCAAAATATGCTTGTTTCCTTCCAAAGGCAAATGGGCACGTGTGGAGGTAAGAAGCATTCAAAGAACAGCTACAGTTTTCCCACATAGAAACTTCTTTTTGTTCAGCTAAATCTGAATCCTTAGTTTCTGTGAAACTtgttataatgtatgtgtcactGTGTTTTCAACCTCAAAGTTACgctcatcttttcttctttcagataaGGATAATTCACACTAGGCGGGCACTTGATGTGCAGTTCATGGATACTGGAACAATTGCAGCTGTAAAAGTATCAGAGCTAAGAGAAATCCCACCACAATTCTTGAGAGAAGTAATTGCAATACCTCCTCAGGTATAACAACATGTTAAACCTAAGCTATGCTAGATCTTTTGGCAGTGTTTGTAGTGCTCCTGCTTCAAGGTTTATGTAATGGAAGTTTGTTCTGTTCAATAGTATTCAGCATTGGAGTGTATTTCATTGTGCAACTTTGCTGGAATGAAATCATAATATAGTCCAATGCATTGAAAGGATATTGTATCTGTATAATAGTATTGGCCTTGCATGTTCCTCTGTTCATTTCTGTTTGTCATATATGATTGGATCTGTCACTATAAATGAAGCTTCTGTGATTTGGAACTTGTGGACTATTTCCTGTATTACTAAATTATACTTTGTATACTTAATTCTGTTCTTAGGCTATGAAATGCTGCCTAGCAGATCTGCCTCCTAACACTGGTATGTGGACCCCAGATGCTGTATTGTGGCTAAGAGATGCTGTAATGGCTTGTCCTGAATTTTTCATGAAGGTAAATAGTCAAAATGCCTGTGATTTGAAATCCATAGGTGTGTGGAAAGAGCACTGAAAGAACAGCTCTAGAAGCTTAACCACTCATCGAACAGATTTTTGTTACAGAAGTTTAGAAGTTTGCAGCCAGCTCTTGGACATAAATTCCAAACAAAGTCCTTGTCCTAGGACATTTGGCATAAAATTTACTAGCTTAAGCCTGTTAGaagcctctctttccccttcaaGAATTTAGCAGCCAATtgtcttttgcatttttctgtccCATTCCAAATACGCAGCTAGAGTCATTTTACTAATAAGATAAGAGAGAAACGCAGGTGTTAATGTTTCACCACACAAAGCTACaactgttaatttatttttatgcctaTTGTAAGCAtagcttttttctccttctggccttggaaagcagctttttttttgtttgctctttctAATCCAGTGTGATTTAGTATGTGCtattatgtatttaaaatttctgttatctttgagataaaattatttccacttGCAATGTCTTCTGATTTAATTAGCTGAAAATACCCTTCTAAAGGACATCTTTTACTAGCTACAGACTAAACAAAGctgatttcttcttaaaaatctGATTCCAGATACTGTCACAGCACTTTGAAAGTGTTTTGTAGCCTTCctttttgcttgcttgcttttacACTGGAGACCATGTAGttaaaacacagctccttcaGTCTGGGACTTATGAGTGTCAGCTTATGAGTGTATCAGCTTTTCTAAACATTCTCTTCTAGGATAGTTTGAATTTGGTAAGAATTTTTGCTTGATTAAATAATAGAAAACAGATGTATGCTTATTTGTGGAAAGTTTTTATTCCTGGCTAGAAAAATCAGCAGGAGAATCTATAAAGTAATGTTACATattttgtgaaattaaaatttcagtgCTTCACTATCAGTACTGTTAGCATGCCTGATgctaaatagaaaaatattttctgtcagtGCTTGAAAATTATGCATGATACAAATTTGGAAgcttttttcaactttttttttttttcccatccttaATTTTGATGAATAAAGTGTTGGTATATTAATAGTGTTACTTAGTTGTTTAGATCTGTATGAACACTGGCTGCTGTTCTTCTGAGAACTAGAATCATTTCATCAGTACCAAGATTGAACCTATTGAGCCGAACAAAATTCACTTTgagttttatatttgttttatgtTAGTAGAGTAACTTCAAATACTCTTTTTAGCTGCTGTGAGTTGCTTACTATCCGAGAACTTCATTAACATTTGAGAGgacattgaaaatatttctaggCATATTGAATACAATGAACTGTTGTCGCTTTTCTGTTAAAGGTTTTAGTCTTCTGTACAAAATCAGGTGTGCGCTTAATAGTTACTAataaactgtgttttattttccaagatGGTTAAACTGGATGCTTCAAAGGGAATTGCACACGTTTACTTGTATGCTCCAGAGAATTTCCCAGACATGGATCATAGTATCAATCGACAGATCAAAAATGCAGACTTGTGGAAGCAtcagaaagatgttttcttgAGTGTTACACCCAGTGGGACCAGCTCGCCAAAAGTTACAAGTGCTGCTGTTTCAGGTCTACAGTTAACAAGCGGAAGGCTTGAGAAGAATCTCTCTGATTCAGCAAGAGAACACAGCAGTGCAATGTCTACCACTGATATGCCTCCGCCTCTGCCATTGTTAAAGGCTGGTGAGCTCATGGATGTCTATGTCTCGGTGGCCTGCCATCCAGGTCACTTTATTGTCCAGCCTTGGAAAGAGCTACATAATCTAGAAGCACTAATGGAAGAAATGATCTTGTACTACAGCAGGGCAGAAGAGAAACCTGTGAACATTCTAAAAAACAAGCTGTACGCAGCTAAAATTGAAAATCAGTAAGTAGATGCTTAAATTAAAATCTCGAAGGCAAGCTTAGCTTTGCTAAGCTAAGCAAGCCTAACTCTGCTTTGCCCACATTGTTAGCAAGCTGGCAGATGTCCAGTGATACCTGAGAGATTAAAGGAGTAAATGAGGTTGCAGTCTCTTCATGCTTCCAGATTGTAGTTGGAAGAGTTGACTTCTATTCAGATAGTAGCAGATCTGGGAAGCTTGAAGCATGTTGTTTAAGACGCTTTgatcatgtattatttttctgatgcCTTCACAATGTGTGAATATGAATTCAAATTCTCTGTTCTTATTCTCCCCCTTTTTAGGTGGTACAGGGTCGTAATAAAAGGAATTCTCAGAAATGGGGTTTTGTCAGTATATGAGCTGGACTATGGTAAGCATGAGTTTGTCAGCATAGAGAAAGTACAGACGCTTGTGGATACATTTAGAAAACTACCTTTCCAAGCTATAACAGCTCAGCTGGCAGGTAGGTGGTAAGcatttacaatttttttctttaaaatcttacCTCAGTGGAGATACCAAATGAATGGAAAAGTAAAGTGGACAAAGCCACGTGTATAAAATGGAAGATTGCTTAAactttcccagcagctgcttttcattgtcaaaaatatttatcattttattTGTGTGATGTCTAATATGCAAAGGACACAGGGAAATCAAAACTAAACGGGATTTTTTTATCCTTAACCAAAACCCATTACAAAATGTGAAAGTTATGATATATCTGTTGATAAGAACTTATATTCTGATTGTCTAATTTACATAAAGTCAGGAGCTAGATACTAAGTTTCTGGAGAAGTTTTTTGCCCCccatttttctgtcttgcccCCATTataattcactgttttccagTGTATATTTGGAATCCAGAGTTGCCAGAAATATATGGGTgttctgaaacaaacaaactctATAAGGGGAGTGGGAGCTTTCAACAGACTTAAGTAACATTAATTTCCTAGAGAATATGGGGCATAGAGAGTGTGCATGCTTctaatagaattaaaaaaaaaccaaacaaacaacaaaacttgATCTCTTCttgctgtcttttcttcccttttcccaatttttctttcatttctgcattGCTTTCAGATGTATGCGTCTCTTGTTATTCAGTTGCTGCTTTCTGCCGCTGTTTGGTCAGCACTAGTCTAGACTTCAGTTACAGAATATGCTTGTCTGAAGAGACAGGCCACGGAGTCGGTGCTGTGATCCTAGGTTGCCTTCTGTGAATCCACTTTGCTGCAGAGTCTCCATGTGACCCTTGGGGGTCAACTTTAAACTAGTAGTGATGGGTGTGTTACCAACAGGCTGGGGTCCTAGGAGCACAGTGCTGAAATGAAGCTGATTTCTAGCTGTGTCTGGCTACTGAGGTAGTACAGGATCCAGCTGAGCAAGCCTGCAAGTCATCCAATTTTCCTGCTTCACAGAGTCTCAAATAGCTAGTTAAGTTGGACTCTGAGCTGCTACGTGTTGTCAAAGCAGGTCAACTGAGCCCGGAAGACTGGTAACTATTGTCTTGCTATTCTTccacttttttctctctttatttcaTGTCTGCTACCTCTCAGTCTCTGGTCTACTACCTCGTAAAATCCCATTTGCTTCCTCACCAGCTTTTCCTAGCATTAATTACCCTTTCTTAATTGTTGATGGACTGTTGACTTCTCATTCCTTCTGTAACCTGCAAGGAGCTGTGTCCCTGTGTTGTCCTGTCCTATAAGCAGCAAGCTGCTGCTAGTAGTGCAAGCAAAGCGTGGTCACTTTGCTGGTTTGCTTCTTTTATCCCTAAGCTGTTTACATATTCATGCACAATACTTGAGCCCCTTGTGTATAGGTGCTGTATACCTGCAGTGGTCTGGTTGAGACCAAATTTCAGGTCTGCAGGAGCCACTGCTTTCTTGGTGGGTTACAGCCATATTCAAAAACCTGTTTGGCTTCTCACATCACATCCCTGAGCAGACTTGACTTTGTGGGATGCTGGTCTCAAAACAAGAGCAGCAGTTGTGAGACATTTAGATTGTGTTTGCCTTAatttctgctctctgcagatCTAGTTTGGGAGTTGAAGGTTTGGCAGATGTTTTGGTAGCCGATGCTGCTTTGAGATGAAGAAAACTTAATCTAAAGCAAGGTCTACAGGACAAATAACTTCAGCAACTTCAGGCAGAAGACGAAGAAATAGTTTGTTTTGAAAGTGTctttagtttcctttttgtcATGCTTCCTAATATGGCTTGATCATGCATGGCAGCTGATACGCTTTGAATTACTCAATGAGTCAGTGCATTTGCCTTTCACTTCTGCAAACTTGTCCATATCTTTAGacttcaagagaaaataaatgtccTGGTCTCTGCAGTAATTAAGCTTGTTTGCGTGGGAGATGAGTGagcttgtgtttcttttttagaGTTAAGATGCATTCAGTAGCACTTGAATATCTGTTTTCTCAAGTGTTTAAAGTCGTCCCACTTCTTTATAAACTTAATCACTCAGATCGATCTAGTCTATAAATGaccttctgttttgctttacttttgtcCTAGGAGTGAAAAACCAGCAATGGTCAGAAGAGGCATCAATAGTGTTTCGGAATCTTGTAGAGAAGAAACCTTTGGTGGCACAGATAGAGGCAGTTAATGAAAGCCCTAACTCTTGGGATCGAAAAATAGTAACTTTTCTAGTGGACACATCTCTTCCAGATACTGATATATGGATTCATGATTTTGTGTCTGAAAGTCTTGTGGAATTTTCAAAGGATGATTAACCACCACTTCTGAAATGTAGCAGCTCAGTTTCTTTAGCAATAAAATCAGTAACAGGCTTTGAAGAGAAATATAACTACTACATGGCCTTGAAGACATAAAGgggataaaactgaaaaatctgttctgtgaAAATGGTTTGTTTAACAAGTTTGGTTTCTGTTGACTTCAGCTGACCTGAAATAGGCACTTTGTTTAGCATTGTAATGCTAGAATGTTGAAATTATTGGGTGAAATTATTAAAGAAGTTATTTATCAATAAAACAATGTTGACCTTTGTTCTTCTAATCTTTCCCTAATTTTGGGGGGCTTTCTATCTCAAAGGTATTACTCAGAGACGTTGCTTGGGTATTCCTCCCTTTATGTTTAACAAGCATTTTTATTACTTGGGAAACATGGAAGCAGTCCTCAATATTTCTAAATCTAGTGTCAGAGACATGAATTACCAGTGAGTTCCCTCTCCGTTCCTCAACTTCTTAAAAGCTgaacagtcacagaatcacagaatcacagaataaccaggttggaagagacccaccggatcatcgagtccaaccgttcccatcaaacactaaaccatatccctcagcacctcatccacccgtgccttaaacacctccagggaaggtgactcaaccacctccctgggcagcctgttccagtgcccaatgaccctttctgtgaagaattttttcctaacgtctagcctaaacctcccctggaggagcttgaggccattccctcttgtcctgtcccctgtcacctggaagaagaggccagcaccctcctctctacaacctcctttcaggtagttgtagagagcaatgaggtcacccctcagcctcctccaggctaaacaaccccagctctctcagccgctcctcataaggcctgttctccagccccctcaccagctttgttgctcttctctggactcgttccagagcctcaacatccttcttgtggtgaggggcccagaactgaacacaggattcgaggagcggtctcaccagtgccgagtacagagggaggataacctccctggccctgctgctcacgccgtttctgatccaagccaagatgccattggccttcttggccacctgggcacactgctggctcatgttcagtcagctgtcaaccaacacacccaggtccctctcctccaggcagccttctagacagacttctcctagtctgtagcactgcatagggttgttgtgccccaagtgcaggacccggcatttggccttgttaaacctcatgccattggactctgcccagcggtccagcctgttcagatccctttgcagagcctcccgaccctccagcagatcgacacttccacccagcttagtgtcgtccgcaaacttgctaagggtgcactcgatgccttcatccagatcattgatgaagacattgaacagggctggacccagcaccgagccctggggaaccccacttgtcactggcctccagctggatttcacaccctttcccaccactctctgggcccagccatccaaccagttttccacccaggagagtgtgcgcctgtccaggccagaggctgacagtttctcaagcagaacgctgtgagaaactgtgtcaaaggctttgctgaagtccaggaagacctgAAGTCGAAAGTGTCTTGTCTGGAAAACTGCGTTTGTGAGGCTTAATTTTTGTAGAAGGGTCTGCACTTCCCTCTGCTTGCTGTTCTTCTGaattctctgctcctcttctcacCTTAACTCTCAACTGATTGCTTAATTCAAGGCATTCCTCTCCCTCATTTTCAATAGCTTATTTTCATCTATGCTTCTGAGAAACTTTCAAGAACTACTGCTCCGTGGAGACGATAAACAACAAGTGGATCCATGCTTAAACTCCTGAGAACACAGTATTTTTGGCCTACTTTATTTGTGGCCTTAGAAATATTCAGACAATGTGAAGACATTATTATATTTCATAGTCTGCTGCCTAGATTTGAATTTGCTTGCTAGAGTCAGTATTAGCGCAGTATTAAAGCATTATACGGTGAATGTTAGCAGAAGTAATTCAGCTTTACATTGCAATGCGATCTTTCTAGTCATACACAAGCTGAGCTAAGAAATTCTGCCATCATGATGTCTGCAAGCTTAAAGGAAACCGGACAGGAAGGGAACCATGACTTGAAAGGGGTAGTGCACATATAACATATTAggatgggagaaggaaaaggaatgcaAATATTCTGAGAAAACAACCTGCTGAAACACATACGTCTTCTATTTGTACCCTCTTAGTCTAATTATGGTGTAGTTCTGGAGAAGGTCTGAGCTAAGCAGCAAGGAGTCCTCTTGGGAATCTGGTGAGTAGTCTCTGCCTGGACTGTACACAGGGTGTAGCAGAGCCCTTATGAATAGAGTGGGCAGTGAGAAACTGGCGAACTGTAATGCAAATTGCTAGTTAACATGGCCCTGTCAATATTTGAGAATGTTGAGGTGACACTCTTTAAGCGTACTTGTTGAGAGAGAAGTTATGTTAAcgtgtttttttcccttattaatAAATTTCTCCTTCAGCTGCCACTGCAGACAAGGTGAAGAGTGCAGGTGAAGGAATCAAAGTGATCATGGACTGCTGTATGATAAACTTCCATGCAGAaatttccttctctgtaggACTGCTGAGCCTGAAAATCTGAATGGTGCAGGTCATTAGGAGGAGACAAGCACTTTCCTGAGCTCCTGAAGAGTATTTTCCTAACTCTCACTCTGTGTCTAAGAGCATATGCCACCTTCTTGCGCAATCTTGCCAAGTCTGATGGCTTGTTGATTGATAATTGTTATGGCATAGAATGTTCTGCTGGAGCAGTTTTGGAGTTTGCCTGGTAGTGTGAGAAACGCCCATGCTGTGTTTGCATCCTTTGAAGCTTGGGAACCTGCAGTTGGCCAGTACTTGGCTGGTACCTGTGTATAGATGGAGCAGGCTTTGTGACTCTACGCTTGTGCGATTAGGGGGAAAAAGCCTGGCAGATGTTCAAGAGACTTGGCATGCTTTTTTAAACTTGTCTGCTTCTTCTGGAATACCTCTCACCTTCTCCTTGGTTGTTGGTTGCTGCTCCAGTGTCTAAAAAGCCCGGATGAGAAGCAAGCAATACTCATGCAGCCTCCTGTGTTTGCACAGCTCAGTACAGGAGTTCATACAGGCTGTTGATCAGCAAATCCAAAAGCACCACTCGACACGTGACAAACTGTTCTATGCGTACACTGAGCACACATTCAACCCAAAGCAATTAACACAGTGCTGTGTTGCAGAGGCTGCATTGAGATACCTCTGCTTCTTCAGGCCCACTATACATTACCATCTCTGTCTTAATGTACTTCCATAACTAGTCCACTAGTTGTGGCAGGTATAGTACACTACAGGTACTCTGCTGTTACCTACCTGCTGTCATCTTACATTGTCTATGATTTCATTGCAGAGCTATAATTTTATACCTGTTTTTAATGTGACTTCCCCACTCCCATCCTCTGACCAGCCTGTAAGATTCTCTGATGTATTTCCTAACTGACATGGTTGTACAATGTGAGTGCGTTTTGTGCTCTGGCTCTGAACAACATGTAGAAGGTATTGGCTATACACAATGTTGAACACTTTGAGTTTGTGAAGTTCCTGATCCACAAAGTAGCATAATTAGTAGTTACTAGCCAGCCTGCTGTTCCCTAGCAGGCATTAGACTTGCCTGCTCTGTGCAAGTTGTTAATTCACCCAGAATGCTGTGTGGTTTTTAACTTCAGGAGTctgtgtttggggtttgttgtgaatggtttctttgctttcatgaataatagaatcagaatagtttgggttggaagggaccttaaagatcattcagttccaaccctgctacatcaggctgcccaaggccccatccaacctggccttgaacacctccagggatggggcagccacagcttccctgggcaacctgtgcctcacTTTAAAGCTTCATAGTGCCCAAAAGCTTCCTTTTGTGTTCTTCTGTTCAAAACTGGTAGTTTCCAGACTGGCAATCCTGAACTGTGCTTCTTTGTGAAGTTAGAGCTTGGCTACGGCAAGAGGAGCTTGTGACCTGCCCAGGTGCACTTCAAGT containing:
- the TDRD7 gene encoding tudor domain-containing protein 7 isoform X3, whose translation is MQDPELTAKALRAVLLPFKNGVPLPELQGEYKSLTGEWIPFRQLGHGTLEGYLASIPGVVRMEGSKMGEVICRAVACSETASVAQLVARQRSSKRKMGRQVNCQMRLKNTSPVALAGKPKGTLRQPRSLNMSEEGSKRAVPRPPRGKVACGVVKPTTESARSPLPPATGSGPSKEIPMQRHVTVVNRSEKRQTVPARFQKELQVHLSRSSSVDSNDNLNTSVAEPHTVASEPSAAYVSEVQSRIKEILTKFSSGVWLSKMPQIYQEMYWEDLSTAMLRQLENWPHVCTVCYVDHGFSELVERNSVYKLQKQFHSLAFQAAKCKLAGLEAFCDEPVLINAVESLTSSKILAVEMLEKSEIPLLVLYDTSGEDDININATCLKALYDKSLELHLQVDALYRNVRVTSVFSDGSLYCQVPSKGLSRLYEILQKLEDYFHYKQTSEFNVSQPFCGKICLFPSKGKWARVEIRIIHTRRALDVQFMDTGTIAAVKVSELREIPPQFLREVIAIPPQAMKCCLADLPPNTGMWTPDAVLWLRDAVMACPEFFMKMVKLDASKGIAHVYLYAPENFPDMDHSINRQIKNADLWKHQKDVFLSVTPSGTSSPKVTSAAVSGLQLTSGRLEKNLSDSAREHSSAMSTTDMPPPLPLLKAGELMDVYVSVACHPGHFIVQPWKELHNLEALMEEMILYYSRAEEKPVNILKNKLYAAKIENQWYRVVIKGILRNGVLSVYELDYGKHEFVSIEKVQTLVDTFRKLPFQAITAQLAGVKNQQWSEEASIVFRNLVEKKPLVAQIEAVNESPNSWDRKIVTFLVDTSLPDTDIWIHDFVSESLVEFSKDD
- the TDRD7 gene encoding tudor domain-containing protein 7 isoform X1 gives rise to the protein MQDPELTAKALRAVLLPFKNGVPLPELQGEYKSLTGEWIPFRQLGHGTLEGYLASIPGVVRMEGSKMGEVICRAVACSETASVAQLVARQRSSKRKMGRQVNCQMRLKNTSPVALAGKPKGTLRQPRSLNMSEEGSKRAVPRPPRGKVACGVVKPTTESARSPLPPATGSGPSKEIPMQRHVTVVNRSEKRQTVPARFQKELQVHLSRSSSVDSNDNLNTSVAEPHTVASEPSAAYVSEVQSRIKEILTKFSSGVWLSKMPQIYQEMYWEDLSTAMLRQLENWPHVCTVEKVPRGDQMDWLLYPVKKTPPTAKSDTEQQKASQNVTSLKADPLLKPSVETPPASLSSDFKQKVVNVLLKYPSGLWATALPKVYQNTYQVKFPEDLLNNLELLSDICAVDYVSRVPRKAILYAKPQGCIDENLNVTEKLQRHDSVKATAEQQHEESKDHYPENLTVPPLIIPSEGSVSVIVLELKNTNEVHIRYVGKDYSSAQEQMEDDMKAYYSQNSSVSLAQPLSVGQLVAVHAEEDAWLRAQIISLEDNRIKVCYVDHGFSELVERNSVYKLQKQFHSLAFQAAKCKLAGLEAFCDEPVLINAVESLTSSKILAVEMLEKSEIPLLVLYDTSGEDDININATCLKALYDKSLELHLQVDALYRNVRVTSVFSDGSLYCQVPSKGLSRLYEILQKLEDYFHYKQTSEFNVSQPFCGKICLFPSKGKWARVEIRIIHTRRALDVQFMDTGTIAAVKVSELREIPPQFLREVIAIPPQAMKCCLADLPPNTGMWTPDAVLWLRDAVMACPEFFMKMVKLDASKGIAHVYLYAPENFPDMDHSINRQIKNADLWKHQKDVFLSVTPSGTSSPKVTSAAVSGLQLTSGRLEKNLSDSAREHSSAMSTTDMPPPLPLLKAGELMDVYVSVACHPGHFIVQPWKELHNLEALMEEMILYYSRAEEKPVNILKNKLYAAKIENQWYRVVIKGILRNGVLSVYELDYGKHEFVSIEKVQTLVDTFRKLPFQAITAQLAGVKNQQWSEEASIVFRNLVEKKPLVAQIEAVNESPNSWDRKIVTFLVDTSLPDTDIWIHDFVSESLVEFSKDD